In Planktothrix sp. FACHB-1365, the genomic stretch GATGAAGATGGGGAGTTTCCTGAAATGGTGAACCCGGAAATTGTCAAGATTCAACGGGTGAGTACGCCGATGGGTGAACAGCAGTTAAAAGAGTTGATTGAACAGCACGCGGAACGCACGGGAAGCGAGAAGGCTAAAACAATTCTGGCGAACTGGTCGGAGTATTTACCGAAGTTCTGGCAGGTTGTTCCTCCTTCGGAAAAAGATAGTCCTGAAGCGTCGGTCGCGGAATTGGCGGTTGCGATTTAGGAACCTGGTGCGTGCGCTGCGCTTACACACCCTACGGTTTAACTATCACTGTAGGGTGCGTAAGCCTAAGCGCACGCACCATCCCTATAATTGTCACTTAAAGGAAAACCTGGATTTTTCATAGGTTCAAAGAACGTAACTTCGTTCAAATCCCCAAAGTGATAATCATAGGGATAACAGAAGTTTGGCTGTTCAATTTAACCAATTTAACCAGTATAGCCAGTCTTTAAATTCGTCATATATATTATCCTCAAATTCTTTAGTAGTTAAATAATCATAATTCTTGCTTAATATACACTTCCAGTAAGAAAGGGGAGCTTCTTTGCAGAAATTCTCTATATGCTCTTTATGCTTATTTTCCCTAATGTCTATTAATGTAGATTCGCTTTGAGCAATATTAAATGTACATGAGACTGAAAACTCTAGTTGATTAATACATATAGCATCTAGTGTATCAGTATCTTCCTTTTGATAACATAAGCAATACTCTGGGCTGATAGGAAAATAAATTCCTTCTGCTGTTGGAGAGCATAATACAGGAGCATCCGAGATAATAAAATTTACACCTTCATTAGCTTCTATCAGTTTTAATCTAAGATTGTAAATGATATTAGATAGATTGTTCATAAAGTCTGTGTCCAATAAATTCAAGCCTTGAATTTGCTTTCCTTCGCTTTCATCTGAAGACATGGATGTAGCGGTTTGTCTAGCAGCAGGTGTCCTAAACAATTGATATACAACATACTTTGCAAGGCTTTTTTTATCATCATTAGTCAAGACATCAACACTGTGGCTATCCAGTAAATTCTTGATTATTGGAGCTATTTTATCATCAAGTTTAGTAAAAGCCTTTTGGTCATAATTAAGTTTTCGACTTATATTTTTATCTTTATCTGATACAACAGTAAAAGAATAGAAACCTTTTTGGGCACACAGGCGCTTAATACTTGTACCCTTAATATGCCCATTCTTATCTTTCCTCAAACAAAATAAAGGTGAACCCTCTCTCTTAAAATTTTTAAGAATTGAGCGAGGAACATAATGTTGATTATAGTTTTCATCATTCATCAAAGCTAAAACTTTTTCTTGATCTTCTGATTTTGATTTTTGCATTTTATTGAGTAGTAATTGTTCATTCATTTTGCTCTCTCCATTAAATCCTATTCAAAGTTTTTGCTGCTATGAAGTGTTAGCCTGTGCTGTTAGTCTCCTCTGATTTCCACTAACGTCTCCCCAGTTTCCAAAAGTTCTAATGCTCTAGGTAATGTTCCGCTTAAAATCTCGCGCAGCCTAGCATTAGAGGTATTACCACAAGTCAACCAAATAATTTGTGGCGGTGAACCCAATCGATCAACTAAATCAACAAAATCACTATCTTTAGTCATCATAATAACGCCTTGTGCTTTTGCGGCTTCAAAGATTTCAGGATCTTCAGCATCTCTAAGTCCAACATCTCGCAATGCTACTGCTGTCACTCCAAATGTGTTAGTAATCCAGATTGCTATTGCAGGAGATAGGTGTGCATCTACCCAGATTGTCATGCTACTAATACCGGGTGATTAAGTTTCCGCGAGGCATACAAAAGAGATGCTTTCAAATCATCTGCTTCGAGATCAGGCATTTCTTCCAATATATCTTCAGCAGTTAGTCCAGCCGCAAACAAGTCTAACACATCTGACACCCGAATTCTCATCCCTCGAATACAGGGACGACCACCACATTGCCTGGGATTAATTGTGATTCTTTCCAGCAGGGTTGACATTCAAAACGGCTCCATAATCGCTTTCCTCTAGTATGCACTTTTGTTTGCCGTTTAAATAAGAAAACAATTGTATTGCCATATAATCTTAGCATTAAATCAGATAAAAATTGATAATGATTGAATCAGATATCCTCGAAAAACTGCAAGGAACATCAATCGAAGAGCGTATCCTAATCATTGAAGCCATTTTACAAACGGTCAAAAATGATATGCGCTCAACTTCCTTACCACAGCTTACCTCTGAACATCCCCTGCGAGGAAAAGTCATTCGCTATGAACATCCCTACGAACCCGTAGCCGGAGAAGACTGGGATGCACTAACATGATCATCCTAGACACTCATATCTGGATTTGGTGGGTTGATGATCATCCTAAACTCTCACCCCAAAACCGCGACATCATTCAAGCACATCAAACAAGTGGTATAGGAATCAGTATCATTTCTTGCTGGGAAATTGCCAAATTAGTCGAAAAAAATAGACTAACTTTTGAGTGTTCTATAGAAGAATGGCTCGAACTCGCCCTAAAATACCCCGGTATTCAATTGCTACCATTAAACCTGCCAATTATCTTAGAATCTACTCGACTTTCTGGATTTCATGCAGATCCCGCCGATCAAATTATCGTCGCAACGGCTAAGATTAACGGCTTATCATTAATTACTCAGGATGAAAAAATATTAATTTATTTTAAAAACAAAACACCATGATCAACGTCTCGGTTACACCTATCGGCGATCGCAAATACCCCAAGAAACCGGGTTTCTAATTAAAATTAATTGCAACCCATCAAGATATCTATAGAAACCCGGTTTCTGAAAGCGATCGCAAATACTCCAAGAAACCGGGTTTCTAATTAAGTTAATTGCAACCCATCAAGATATCTACAGAAACCCGGTTTCTGAATGCGATCGCAAATACCCCTAGAAACCGGGTTTCTAATTAAGTTAATTGCAACTCATCAAGATATCTATAGAAACCCGGTTTCTGAAAGCGATCGCAAATATCCCTAGAAACCGGGTTTCTAATTGAGATTAATTGCAACCCATCAAGATATCTTGAGAAACCCGGTTTCTGCTACTCCAACCTAACCCTATCGTGCCTCCCACAATTTAATCGTGTTGTCAGAACTTCCACTGGCTAACGTCCGACCATCGGGACTGAAGGCTACAGACCTGACATAATCTGAATGTCCGGCGAGAGTCGCAATTTCCCGTTGACTTGTCACATCCCACAATTTAATCGTCTTGTCATGACTCCCACTGGCTAACGTCCGACCATCAGGACTGAAGGCTACAGACCTGACATAATCTGAATGTCCGGTGAGAGTGGCAATTTGCCGTTGGCTCTGCACATCCCACAATTTAATTGTCTTGTCAGCACCCCCACTGGCTAACGTCCGACCATCGGCACTGAACGCTACAGACCAGGCAGAATCTGAATGTCCGGTGAGAGTGGCAATTTCCCGTTGGCTCTGCACATCCCACAATTTAATTTTGTTGA encodes the following:
- a CDS encoding DUF4238 domain-containing protein yields the protein MNEQLLLNKMQKSKSEDQEKVLALMNDENYNQHYVPRSILKNFKREGSPLFCLRKDKNGHIKGTSIKRLCAQKGFYSFTVVSDKDKNISRKLNYDQKAFTKLDDKIAPIIKNLLDSHSVDVLTNDDKKSLAKYVVYQLFRTPAARQTATSMSSDESEGKQIQGLNLLDTDFMNNLSNIIYNLRLKLIEANEGVNFIISDAPVLCSPTAEGIYFPISPEYCLCYQKEDTDTLDAICINQLEFSVSCTFNIAQSESTLIDIRENKHKEHIENFCKEAPLSYWKCILSKNYDYLTTKEFEDNIYDEFKDWLYWLNWLN
- a CDS encoding DUF5615 family PIN-like protein, which produces MTIWVDAHLSPAIAIWITNTFGVTAVALRDVGLRDAEDPEIFEAAKAQGVIMMTKDSDFVDLVDRLGSPPQIIWLTCGNTSNARLREILSGTLPRALELLETGETLVEIRGD
- a CDS encoding DUF433 domain-containing protein, whose product is MSTLLERITINPRQCGGRPCIRGMRIRVSDVLDLFAAGLTAEDILEEMPDLEADDLKASLLYASRKLNHPVLVA
- a CDS encoding type II toxin-antitoxin system VapC family toxin, coding for MIILDTHIWIWWVDDHPKLSPQNRDIIQAHQTSGIGISIISCWEIAKLVEKNRLTFECSIEEWLELALKYPGIQLLPLNLPIILESTRLSGFHADPADQIIVATAKINGLSLITQDEKILIYFKNKTP